One window from the genome of Nomascus leucogenys isolate Asia chromosome 12, Asia_NLE_v1, whole genome shotgun sequence encodes:
- the HYI gene encoding putative hydroxypyruvate isomerase isoform X1 codes for MAPLRFSANLSWLFPELPGLPARLRAAGSSGFEAVEVAWPYAEPPEALARAAREAGLRLVLINTPPGDQKKGEMGLGAVPGRQAAFREGLEQAMQYAKALGCPRIHLMAGRVPQGADRIAVKAEMETVFLENLRHAAGVLAQEDLVGLLEPINTRITDPQYFLDTPQQGTTPALCLLLSLLIPVLLRLTVPSLASLTAATILQKVGRPNLQLQMDIFHWQIMDGNLTGNIREFLPIVGHVQVAQVPGRGEPSSPGELNFPYLFQLLEDEGYKGFVGCEYQPQGDTVEGLSWLRSYWDRRGHPEAGQ; via the exons ATGGCGCCGCTGCGCTTCTCCGCCAATCTGTCCTGGCTATTCCCCGAGCTCCCCGGCCTCCCCGCGCGGCTGCGGGCCGCGGGCAGCTCGGGCTTCGAGGCCGTCGAGGTGGCCTGGCCCTACGCGGAGCCGCCTGAGGCGCTGGCGCGCGCCGCGCGAGAAGCGGGTCTGCGGCTTGTACTGATCAACACGCCCCCGG GAGACCAAAAGAAGGGGGAAATGGGTCTGGGGGCCGTCCCCGGGAGACAGGCGGCCTTCCGAGAGGGACTGGAGCAGGCCATGCAGTACGCCAAAGCCCTGGGCTGTCCCAG GATCCACCTGATGGCTGGCCGAGTACCCCAGGGGGCTGATCGAATAGCAGTCAAGGCTGAGATGGAGACCGTTTTTCTGGAGAACCTGAGGCATGCAGCTGGGGTTTTGGCTCAG GAGGACCTCGTGGGACTGCTGGAGCCCATCAACACCCGCATCACTGACCCCCAGTACTTCCTGGACACGCCCCAGCAGGGTACGACCCCAGCCCTGTGTCTCCTTCTGTCCCTTTTGATTCCTGTGCTCTTGAGGCTCACGGTCCCCTCCCTGGCTTCTCTTACAGCAGCCACCATCTTACAGAAGGTGGGAAGACCCAACCTCCAATTACAAATG GACATATTCCACTGGCAGATCATGGATGGGAACCTGACAGGAAACATCCGGGAGTTCCTGCCCATTGTTG GGCATGTGCAGGTGGCACAGGTCCCAGGCCGAGGGGAGCCCAGCAGCCCCGGAGAGCTGAACTTCCCCTATCTGTTTCAACTGCTGGAAGATGAAGGCTACAAAGGCTTTGTGGGCTGCGAGTATCAGCCTCAAG gAGACACAGTAGAGGGCTTGAGTTGGCTACGTTCATACTGGGATAGGCGGGGCCACCCAGAGGCTGGCCAGTGA
- the HYI gene encoding putative hydroxypyruvate isomerase isoform X2 yields the protein MAPLRFSANLSWLFPELPGLPARLRAAGSSGFEAVEVAWPYAEPPEALARAAREAGLRLVLINTPPGDQKKGEMGLGAVPGRQAAFREGLEQAMQYAKALGCPRIHLMAGRVPQGADRIAVKAEMETVFLENLRHAAGVLAQEDLVGLLEPINTRITDPQYFLDTPQQAATILQKVGRPNLQLQMDIFHWQIMDGNLTGNIREFLPIVGHVQVAQVPGRGEPSSPGELNFPYLFQLLEDEGYKGFVGCEYQPQGDTVEGLSWLRSYWDRRGHPEAGQ from the exons ATGGCGCCGCTGCGCTTCTCCGCCAATCTGTCCTGGCTATTCCCCGAGCTCCCCGGCCTCCCCGCGCGGCTGCGGGCCGCGGGCAGCTCGGGCTTCGAGGCCGTCGAGGTGGCCTGGCCCTACGCGGAGCCGCCTGAGGCGCTGGCGCGCGCCGCGCGAGAAGCGGGTCTGCGGCTTGTACTGATCAACACGCCCCCGG GAGACCAAAAGAAGGGGGAAATGGGTCTGGGGGCCGTCCCCGGGAGACAGGCGGCCTTCCGAGAGGGACTGGAGCAGGCCATGCAGTACGCCAAAGCCCTGGGCTGTCCCAG GATCCACCTGATGGCTGGCCGAGTACCCCAGGGGGCTGATCGAATAGCAGTCAAGGCTGAGATGGAGACCGTTTTTCTGGAGAACCTGAGGCATGCAGCTGGGGTTTTGGCTCAG GAGGACCTCGTGGGACTGCTGGAGCCCATCAACACCCGCATCACTGACCCCCAGTACTTCCTGGACACGCCCCAGCAGG CAGCCACCATCTTACAGAAGGTGGGAAGACCCAACCTCCAATTACAAATG GACATATTCCACTGGCAGATCATGGATGGGAACCTGACAGGAAACATCCGGGAGTTCCTGCCCATTGTTG GGCATGTGCAGGTGGCACAGGTCCCAGGCCGAGGGGAGCCCAGCAGCCCCGGAGAGCTGAACTTCCCCTATCTGTTTCAACTGCTGGAAGATGAAGGCTACAAAGGCTTTGTGGGCTGCGAGTATCAGCCTCAAG gAGACACAGTAGAGGGCTTGAGTTGGCTACGTTCATACTGGGATAGGCGGGGCCACCCAGAGGCTGGCCAGTGA